The stretch of DNA aaaatgattaaaagtaGTCTTTACTAGTGCCATTCATTAATATAGAGAAAGAATGAGCAGTGATACGATTAGATATAAGATGTCTTCATTTAGCAGAGAATCCCAAAACTTAGAGAAAATCCAATATAAAATTTCATTCGagttgatcatatgttttagtCATATCCATCTTAATCATCACATGACCTTCTCGCACCTTGGCATTTATGCTATGAAGTGTCTTCTAGGCAAGTGTTATATTATCGTGTATGTTATGTCCTCTGATAAAAACCCCTTGttctttagaaataattttggaAAGAAGGGGGTTAAGCCTATTAACCaaaattttggagaaaactTTAACCAACTTACACAGACTAATAGGGTTGAATTTAGCAAAACTTGAAGGATTGCCTTCCTTAGGAATAATAACAATGAAATtagaatagtaaaatttaagaagaagggtaccattaaaaaaatcagcAGGTGCTTTTACCATATCCTCTTTAATGATATCACAACAATACATAAAGAAACAAAGTGCATTTATCCCTTACAAagtgcatttatttttattatctaattatctctctttattttttattcttttagaaTTTCGCCGAAAGATGGTTATCAGTTCAAGGACTCAAGGTGCCCCTACTTTTTCAGGGTAAAAAGGATTAGAGAAAATACCTTGAGCCAATGTTCGAGTACCAGGCACTACGACGCTGAAGCAACCCATGTCATACTCCCAAGAAAAGCTCGAACAACTTTCAATAAAAGGGTACTTGTACCTGAAATAGACACAGGTGGGTAGGTAGAGAATACCTAGGGGTGTGAGACAATTCTCTCTAAGGAACTTGGCAAAATAACATCGTAACTTTGGGATAAGGGGTGTCTCCTCACAAAGGAGATAGTAGTGACCAGGCCCGGGCGACTGTTTACCAAAAGCACAAGTCTTCGCAAAGTCGTAAGACCATGTATGAGGCCTGACACCTGCCCAGTGACGGAAGGTTAAGGAAGTTGGTGACCTGATAATAAGAGAGCCGACAACTGAAGTCCTGTGAATGATTGTCGTAACTATAACGGTCCTAAAGTAGTGAAATTCTTTATCGAGTAAGTTCTTCggttattttctttattaaccatgaataataatgaaaagatttttttgaaaagaagacATCGatgctttattattattgttcattttAGCATTAAGAATACTTTTTCGTATCCCCATGAATCGGACAGTGAATTTATCTCTTATAAagtgcatttatttttattgaaacatTATCATGAATGAGTAGGGTCAAATTGTACTACATTATTTTTGGCGCATGCATGAATATGGCCCTCCTTTTATCATATCAATCAAGGCCATGATCAATATATGATGGTAAATAAAGTCATCTTCCAGGTTCCCACCTAAAAGCACTCAAGCaaaaagaagtaaattttttttaaaaataaatattaaaaaatttactctacatatttatgttttatttagaaattataactttaaatgaaaattataagaaatctatTCAATTAAaactaatgttttgaataccatatcggaagccgtaccggtcaaggcactggaataaaatatttcgatactgaTACCGTTTcgaaatagtcgatatatgaataaattatatatataaattatattctaaaataatagtctatatattaattaattatatataaatacatatatataaattataaataatctaatttaaattgaaagtcaaaaaataagcttgtagtttgaaaaaaaagactGAAGGTCGAAATATCGACCGGTACGAAACGTATGGAATACTTGTACCGGCCCAGCGgtcggtacgaaaaatttcgaccatACCAATCGGTACGGTAGTAAATTGAAAACCATGATTAAAATCCAAAGACTGAAGTATTGTAAGCATTCCTCATTTATcgcattaaatataaaatgaaaaaaagatttattcataaaaggtttttataaaaatataaatataaattaatgtgatttagtgtgataaattaaataataaaattatttttattataaaataattgtaatatattatataaaataaggttaatttgtgaatttaaaatatttgaatttacaAAATTGCAACTTGTCCGGAAGGAAAAGAGTGGTGAGACTGTGGGCAATCCTCCAGCAATGGTTCAGCCGACAAAAGTACCAGCTTTCATTTAATTTTCAGAAATGCATCGAaaatttgtttctaaagtgtcctgaattttttattaatttaataattaagaaaatatttttaaaagtaattgtTACGTACAATCGGTGTAAAACCGGCGTGTAACCGCCTGACGTGGCATGTCAACATttgtcaaaaattaaaaagaaaatttaaaaagtcgACTGAAACGCAAGAGAAGagatttgagaaattgaagaagCATTTATCATTCCATCTTTCATTATCTATTGGAAGAAAAAGGCCGAAGAAGCATCTTAGAAGTCGAATGACAAATGCACATAGAATCTAACCCAATAGATTGAAAGTCGACTGGCACCCATAGCTGAAAAAAGTCAACTGAAAGTTTGAAACACATTTCCGATAATCCAAAGATTAAGCTTCGTTTGCTTCTTAGATTCATtctaattcatcattacaatttttttaaattttaatataaaatataataaataattcaacttttttaaatcttaaaataataataatattaaaaaataatattttaacaatataatattttatcatttaaattcaattcaattcaacattcaaatgcaGCCTAAGAATTGAGGAATGATCCAGAAAATAAAGAGTTTTTTTGTTTAGGTTTACTTTAGCATCCCTTCTCGTCCTCTCCATTATGACAAGCTGAAACCATTGAAAATGCTACAAAAAACAGGCCGAAGCCTATCCGTTGTAAAGGGGCAATGATCCAGAGTCGTGTCCCGTGAATTTTCTCACAAAAGGGACAAAAAAAAGTGTCAGACGGGGACTAGAAAGATGAGCATTATGTAGGAGATGGATTGAAGTGAAGCTGGTGGAATGTTGAAAGATTTTGTGAGTCTTGTATCCATTGCACACTTCCTCGTTGAACTGAGAATGATTGGAGTTGGGTTAAAATGGTATTCATGAAAACGATAGTGCATGCAAAGATCGGAACAACTGAGATCAGAATCTTCACTTGCTCCACTTGAGTAACTGTGCACAATCTCCATCGGCTTTCCTCTGAATTGATAGAGAGGGAAGAaatgaaatggagagagagaaaaagaaacaaaaaaatttattaaatgaggCATCAGTTGCGCGCCGGTTGCAACAGGTGGTTGTAATAAgtatttttgatttttaaataatgttgtaaatttttttaatttttttaaaaatatttataataattaaaaatatatataataaataaaatatacttttcgAGACCCACGTTCgtaataaattttggatttatatAGTGTTACTCTTTAATTTTCGATGTCATTAAGTTGGCAGGCAGCATCTCTTCCATATGCCAAAAGAGTCCATTCAATAATTTACATCCAAAAAGTTCTCTGGtcatgcttttttctttttcttttttcttttttttttatcaaatgatatcattatataatttttttttaaatctcagaTTTATGCTTTTACGATTGTAccactacaaataaaaaacaataaagatTATTCAGTTTGATATCTAATTtatggaaaaataattttaatttccaaacaattttctcataaataatCCACAAATctcatctatttaattaatcaaaacaataattttaatttcaaaactatTGATTTGACACCTGTGATGCgagatgatcatcatgatcaagatAGGTTCTGGGGTCACTTCACAATTTCTGCATTGAGTCATGTTAGGCCGCGGCAATGACTATTGGTCGTGCTGTttagtataaatttatttttttattttttaaaaataaaaaaaatattaatatattaaaaattacttttttaattaataaataaaagaaattaaaatatataaataattaaactaaaGAGATAAAATGAGGTCACTagctatcattttcctatatgcATTATAGCAGTActgattgtgaatttgtgtgggAAATCGTATGTCTTTGGGAAGTAaagaagattataaaaaaagggTAGTCTTTTGGTATCTCATTACTCATAGAAAGACAATGGAAAACGATAGCAGTCTATCATCGTTTGTGTCTCATTAAGTGTGTAATTTAAAATCAACGAAActtcttatttgttttattgAAGTTTTATCACATCAATCCAAGGCCAATGATCGCTATCTACTCTGTATATAGTCTTCGAATCATTCTTAAAGAGCATATGCGTTTTTTTAACCCGTGGCTGTGGGTCGACTCAAAGGAATAGTTGGCAATTAAGGCTATTGCATATTGATAAAGAAAGGACACCATCCCATTCTTGCAACACCTGTGATACTGTGAAGTCACCATTTTAAACCTCCTACACCTTAGGCCTCCTCAATCTACCACGCTGATCACTCTCAGTACTGGATCAACCATGCTGGCCTCCAAAGACGGCTTCCACCAAACCACTCTAAACGATTCAGATCAGCAGTACTCACAATCACCAGACTCCCAACCCATCACGGCTATGGTCCAAGGAGTCGACTCCCGGCTCGAAAATGTGCTATCGGATCCTAAGTTGCCGCGATTCAAGCGCCTCCGAACTGCGACGTGGATTGAGCTCAAGATCCTCTTCCGCCTCGCCGCACCTGCCGTCTTCGTCTACATGATCAACAATTTCATGTCGCTCTCCACACGAGTCTTCGCTGGCCACCTCGGTAATCTTGAGCTCGCCGCTGCCTCTCTTGGCAACAGTGGCATCCAACTCTTCGCCTACGGCCTCATGGTATGTACAATTTTCTCAAGCGAACATGTACGTATTTTCGTGAACATGTTGATTTGGGTGATTTAATTACTTGCTTGTCTTACGTAGACGTGGGTTTGCTTTGgctgtatatatatctatagttAGGCATGGGAAGCGCAGTGGAGACTCTCTGCGGCCAGGCCTTCGGAGCCCACAAGTATGAGATGCTAGGCATATATTTGCAAAGATCGATGGTCGTCCTGACTCTTACTGGGATCCCAATAACTTTAATCTATGTTTTATCGAAGCCCATCTTGCTCTTACTCGGAGAACCAATAACCGTGGCGTCCTCAGCTGCAGTTTTCGTCTACGGTCTGATCCCACAAATATTCGCTTACGCAGTGAACTTCCCCATGCAAAAATTCCTGCAATCCCAGAGCATCGTAGCCCCGAGTGCGTACATAACTGCGGCTACGCTCGTGGTGCACCTGTTGCTAAGCTGGCTCGCGGTGTACGAATTTGGGATGGGATTGATTGGCGCATCCTTGGTGCTGAGCTTGTCGTGGTGGATCATGGCGATCGCTCAGTTCGTGTACATCTTGGTTAGCGGTGAGTGTAAGCAGACCTGGACAGGGCTTAGTTTGCAGGCATTTACTGGACTCTGGGAGTTTCTAAAATTGTCGAGTGCATCGGCGGTGATGTTGTGCTTGGAGATTTGGTACTTTCAGATATTGGTGTTGATTGCTGGGTTGCTCGAAAACCCTGAGCTTGCTTTGGATTCTCTTGCCGTATGGTAAGAAAACTCGCCACTTTATAATTAGTAGAGCCGGAAGAGTAGCACTCTAGATACATGTTTCCGTGACTACTCTGgcatatatctttttttttttctttttttttttagtgttgaCAACTTGatacactctttttttttttttaaataataataaattttttaaggtggttttatatttattttttttaaaaaaaatatataaattttttctatactgtatttaatatttctcattttaaaCTATTATATTTTACGAGTCccattttttctgaaaaaactGCACGTGATTTGCATTCTTTACGtctatacaaattatttttaagttaaaatcgATTGCTAATCTTAACAACTCTTTCAATATCATTAATCAATTAGTTGTACGTTTAGACTCAAAAGTGAAATTTCAGTATAAAATGAATCTTAaatcttatcatattataactataattgttataatttgttgttgatactgtttaaaataactatatatatatatatttattcaaacgataataataaatgttatcaattttctttataaaaagaaaaaactcataaataCAAATCGACAGGGTGAAATTATGAGGTCCTCAAACCTCAATGACGATATATAAAAGGAGTTTTTCTATGAATCAGTAATTAATAtcacacattttatatttataatgattttatagagtgttggatattttttatagagtattaaatatattttttttaaatatgaagtgTGAGATATGAATagtcaacaataaaaaaaaaattcatataaaaaattccTCATTTATCGCATTTAAGGATAAAAGTTGCAAATTGCAACTTGATCTGCATGGCGTAACTGGAGTGATAATAATAAATGTTCATGATCGATGATACTGTGCAGCATGGCTATTAGTGGGTTGCTGTTCATGGTTTCAGTAGGGTTTAATGCAGCTGCAAGGTCAGTCATAATTACTGCAACTCTAatgctattatatattattgtcatcttttctatatatatatatatatatatatgtgtgtgtgtgtgtaattaGTTTGAGAACCGAACCTGATTAACTTGATTGAAAGGGCATGCAGTGTGAGGGTGAGCAATGAGTTAGGGGCTGGACATCCCAAGTCAGCAGCATTCACAGTTTTAATCGTCAATTTGGTTTCTTTCATTATTGCTGTAATAGAAGCAGTCGTTGTGCTTGCTCTCCGGGATATCATAAGCTATGGCTTCACCGGCGGTGAAGCCGTCGCTAATGCTGTCTCGGAGCTCTGTCCCTTCTTGGCATTCACTCTCATTCTCAATGGGGTTCAGCCAGTTCTTTCtggtaattattttaattttctctatTACGTACGTACTGATCtatttgaagaaagaagattatttctttttacttaactTGTTAATTTGGAAATATTGATAGTtgttatatatagctagctgtTATAAACATTAATTAATGACTTCATGGGTATGAATTTTGAACCAGATTCAGCTTGCTAGCTGCATGATCTTTCGACTAGGCTggggggctatatatatatatatatatatatatatatatatatatatatttcttgtagAGATCGAACAGGACTAGCTAATGTgcagatgatcatgatctgcatgcatgcaggggTGGCTGTGGGATGTGGATGGCAATCATTTGTGGCATATGTAAATGTTGGATGTTATTACGTGGTTGGAATACCTTTGGGTTGCCTTCTAGGCTTCAAGTTCGACCTTGGCGCTAAGGTAAATCTGAAGAGAATTAGGTTCCCTCCAATTTAAACATGAAAGAGATAAGACATCTATagcatttattattaataattatgtccaaaatatttatgtgacattaataaatgttgtagagacgactgtatatatatatttttagaataatgttatatatatttataattttacttacaagacttattttattagttttcttttgaattttaaattttaaattttaaatttcatgattttcagcatatcaataactgacgtggagaagtaagttttttgtaaatttttcttaaatacatttagcattttgtattttttttattccattttaaAGTCTTTAAATTTGGATAAGAACTCATGGAATCTTTTCTCATAAATCTTATACAACGGATATATAATGCATTGATACActttatgtacatatatatatatatatatatatatcaatttagaTCATGTGATCAGCAAAGATAAACTTGCTCAAAATTGCATAACTATTAGGATTGATCAAAaggaaagctagctagctaggtagtgAAGTACTGAATTAAATTGCTCTCAACTTATAAAAGACCGAGCTAATCTTGGTTTGATGTGCGTACGTGCAGGGAATATGGTCGGGGATGATAGGAGGAACTATCATGCAGACCTTCATTCTACTGTGGGTAACTTTTCGCACGGATTGGAATAaagaggtatatatataattagctagaTAGCTCttcatttactttaaaataCAAGAATACTTTATCATGATTATGAGatatttatgaagaaaatacGTATATTTgtaagtataatatttattgatacaTCAAATATATCTCATAACGTGGAAGTGTGACagatcaaataacataaaaaattttttttgactttttttaaaaaaattataaaaaatctcacaataaataataacttgTAAATAAATAGCAAGGCTGcttatttattagtaaaaagCACAAGGAAAATGGAAATTTGTTGCAAAAAAAAGCTGCAATCAGAGGAATTCATGAAATTTCAGGTGGAGATTGCTAGGAGGCGATTGAACAAATGGGAGgacaagaagatcaaggagccTCTGCTACAGAGCCAATAAACTTGCTGTCAAATTACATTTGACTGTATATTAGAATGCAAAGTGGGAGATAGAcccatatcataatatataaaggGTTCAACTAATTAAAGTCAATCTGATGGATTCAGTTGCCATCCTGGCCCAATATTATTGGACCACGTAATGATTTTTGAGTTGTTCCGTAAGCTGCATGGACAGAATTGAGATGTTCTAGAATGTGTAGGGTTTGATGCTTTGTTTGATATCTTAGGCATGGATTTGTTCGATCGATGTGCTCTTAAAACTTTATTTGGGCAATGTATCCACCTTGTCTAGTCTTACCTCTGGACCAGTTCttcatattgaatttaattattagcCATGAATCATAAACATGATCTTTTTGCatacataacatatataatatctataggATGCATGgttaacaaataaaagaatgCATGATTAAGACATGGTGCgagaaaaataacaaatgagaatgACAACAGCATTTGTTTATGGTCctcctgcatatatatatatatatatatatatatatagaaaatgtcATGCATGATATTCGTGTTTGTGGTCCAAATGAGAGCCGTCCCCCGCTCTCACTAAGGTCGTTTGTCATGCTGCCTTAGGCCTGAAAAATGTGGTTTCATAATATTCAATTGCAAATACAAAGGGGTTGGGGGGTGGTGAAGGCGATAGGTCTCCTATTTTGAGTTTCTTCCAACAGAAAAAGTAATATTCGAACTTAAATAAGTATAGAAAATCATGGATTCTTTCTGAGGAATTCTCCTGATCGTTTCCCATATAATAGTCAGTGAACAACATGGATACAATATGGTTAAgtgtaattttctttattatccTCCACATTGAATGGTATATAACTACACAAAGTCtattaccaaaaaataaataaaaagccaAAAAGTAACTATAATCAGTGATGACCTTGTCCTGCGCAAGAGAACAAACGCAACTGCACATGATCAAGTTGTTTATGTGTTGCGGCTATCAGACTCTTGCACATGATCAAGATGAATCAGTGTGAAAAGTTGGGTAAATCCACATCAATCTACTTGCATGCTAATGCCATCAGATTCGTCCCTCTGATCTAAGTCATCTGCATCCTTTGAACTTGGGGGAGAAGCAAGGGATCTCATTATATGTTTCCATGTCCTGATTATAACAATTCACAGAACCCCATCAGGTTTAAtgtaaagagaaaatgaaaagaaaaagcaagaatatgtataattttttttttttattggcattggctgtccaagaacagcatcccgactaatcccaaggGTGCACAAGCCCTTGGCAAGGaatttcccgcaagtgcaccttgggtaattcaagggaaaaatccctcAGTCCGatagcccctagagattgtttgcacccaaaggAATTTGATCCTTAGACCTGGGAGGAGCATACCCTCAAGctcaaggcctttaccacttatgccaacccctaggggttagaATATGTATAATAAAGctaaaaatttcaaatgaaaagaaaacaatacgTCATTGCCACGATATCCAATTGAAATTATAGTTTGATGAGAGAGATTTTTGTAGGGTAGGATCATCTGACAAACCTACTACTACCAGCCGAGCATGAAGATGATAAGTGAGCAATTAACTTTTTCAAGGGCAGACAGGGCAGCAAAATAGTCAGCATAACTTTTTTTGAGAAGTGGGTGAGCATGACATATATGACTTCTTATTGAGCTACACTCCTATATCCATTTTGCCCTATATGATGCCCAATGACTAATGAGTTTCTGTCATTCTCCAATCAAAGAACTCAGAAGTTTAAACACTGTAGGTGGACTTTATATGtacgatttttttaaatcatagaTTTGTTAACTGGAAATTAATAGTATCAGAACTGTACATGTCGAGAGCCTCTGCCTTTCTCTTGATTTCGTTTGACCATAATATCGGATCAGCATTTTTAGGCAAAGAATTCTGCAGTTGGATCTTCTCATGTAGCCATTGCTCTGCTTTATTGCATTCACCAATGATCTGTAAAAGAAAAGGACCAAAATGATGTATCGAGGCTATTTACCAAGAATGTCTGCACCACCAACCAATTGATGCACAAGAATCATACCACATCTCTCTCCCCAGCTGGAAGTACAAGCATCCGGTATTCTGTGATACAATCTAATAGACCCTTACTAGCTTGGGCCCGTGCCTCTTCCTCCTTATATCGGTTCTCAATGGGATCAAGCagctattacaaattaaaaccCTGTTAGATGCatcatttaagtaataattcattaaaaaaatgacaaactGTTCTTCACCTTTGCAAGGTACTCCAGTTTTTCAGTATAAACATCTACAGATTCATCAGCTCCATCTTCATAAAGCCACTCTTCTATCTGTTCAAGATTACTGGAGATCCTTTCCCTCTCTAACTCGGTGTAGAATCctagatatttatataatatctatcacATAGTAGTGTTATGCAAGCATCCAGAAcattgaaattgaataaaacagTATGAAGACTTGGAGTATATTAAGTACAATTCACACATGAAACTCTAAACATTGGCAAAATGGACTTGACAAATGAAATACCATGACCTCATGACAAATGAAGGAAttgttacctataaaaaaaaaaagaaaaaaaaaaagagaaaagaatgaGAGAATTGTAGATATGAACCCTGTCACTAGCATCCTAGTTGTAAATTCTAGTTGTTTATCAGCTTTTATTTTCACAAGAAGAAAGAGGCTTTATACCAAAGCAAAATCTTAATTAGTGTCTATCATCATGCTCAATGTCTTTAATAAAGGATacaagaaaatgttgaaaaaaaggAATGTGATGCATCACCCCTCCAATAAATAATGGCATCAAAAGTTTAAAAGAATGAATAGTGATAGTCTTAAGACTTCGACACACATGGGGGGGGTGTCTGGTTTGCACATACCAATTATTCAGACCCAGATATTCAATCATTAGTTAAATACATGAGGTATCATCAGCTAACTATATGAGGGAAAGTCATAACTAAGactttttcatttcaaatccAATACAAACTAGAAGAAATACATTGAATACACTGAAAGTAAGGGAACTTAATTTCCATCAAAATCATActaggataaaattatatattcaaatgTAGCCAAG from Juglans regia cultivar Chandler chromosome 4, Walnut 2.0, whole genome shotgun sequence encodes:
- the LOC109013166 gene encoding protein DETOXIFICATION 40-like, which gives rise to MLASKDGFHQTTLNDSDQQYSQSPDSQPITAMVQGVDSRLENVLSDPKLPRFKRLRTATWIELKILFRLAAPAVFVYMINNFMSLSTRVFAGHLGNLELAAASLGNSGIQLFAYGLMLGMGSAVETLCGQAFGAHKYEMLGIYLQRSMVVLTLTGIPITLIYVLSKPILLLLGEPITVASSAAVFVYGLIPQIFAYAVNFPMQKFLQSQSIVAPSAYITAATLVVHLLLSWLAVYEFGMGLIGASLVLSLSWWIMAIAQFVYILVSGECKQTWTGLSLQAFTGLWEFLKLSSASAVMLCLEIWYFQILVLIAGLLENPELALDSLAVCMAISGLLFMVSVGFNAAASVRVSNELGAGHPKSAAFTVLIVNLVSFIIAVIEAVVVLALRDIISYGFTGGEAVANAVSELCPFLAFTLILNGVQPVLSGVAVGCGWQSFVAYVNVGCYYVVGIPLGCLLGFKFDLGAKGIWSGMIGGTIMQTFILLWVTFRTDWNKEVEIARRRLNKWEDKKIKEPLLQSQ